Proteins found in one Papio anubis isolate 15944 chromosome 13, Panubis1.0, whole genome shotgun sequence genomic segment:
- the IFNE gene encoding interferon epsilon: MIIKHFFEIVLVLLASTTVFSLDLKLILFQQKRVNQESLKLLNKLQTSSIHMCLPHRKNFLLPQKSLSPQQYQKGHTLAILHEMLQQIFSLFRANISLDGWEENHVEKFLIQLHQQLEYLEALMGLEAEKLSGTLGSDNLRLQVKMYFRRIHDYLENQDYSSCAWAIVQVEINRCLFFVFSLTEKLSKQGTDP; this comes from the coding sequence ATGATTATCAAGCACTTCTTTGAAATTGTGTTGGTGCTGCTGGCCTCTACCACTGTCTTCTCTCTAGATTTGAAACTGATTCTCTTCCAGCAAAAAAGAGTGAATCAAGAAAGTTTAAAACTCTTGAATAAGTTGCAAACCTCATCAATTCACATGTGTCTACCACACAGGAAAAACTTTCTGCTTCCTCAGAAGTCTTTGAGTCCTCAGCAGTACCAAAAAGGACATACTCTGGCCATTCTCCATGAGATGCTTCAGCAGATCTTCAGCCTCTTCAGGGCAAATATTTCTCTGGATGGTTGGGAGGAAAATCACGTGGAGAAATTCCTAATTCAACTTCATCAACAGCTAGAATACCTAGAAGCACTCATGGGACTGGAAGCAGAGAAGCTAAGTGGTACTTTGGGTAGTGATAACCTTAGATTACAAGTTAAAATGTACTTCCGAAGGATCCATGATTACCTGGAAAACCAGGACTACAGCAGCTGTGCCTGGGCCATTGTCCAAGTAGAAATCAACCGAtgtcttttctttgtgttcaGTCTCACAGAAAAGCTGAGCAAACAAGGAACAGACCCTTGA